A genomic window from Maylandia zebra isolate NMK-2024a linkage group LG20, Mzebra_GT3a, whole genome shotgun sequence includes:
- the LOC112430112 gene encoding uncharacterized protein LOC112430112 — protein sequence MKLCHSLVCFIFIQALQDGNADLATAEIPIHAEREGGNITVGCSFSLSGSLRLFCKEKCEQGKILIETTEDTAQQGRYSIEYKEGSFLGTKTIMYASITKLEVSDSGVYRCSLGRMGVDFFDSNYEFQISVKEASTLTMKMTPESSISTATSSSTEAFQHFPTQPASSDLLLYTGLFVIVLIAFLSAALLIFCKRRATKPIRPPVENVYSSIIDDNQLYEEIREETFPPPVEMSTVYTTATRPQPDGVESSDD from the exons ATGAAACTGTGTCACAGTTTGGTCTGTTTCATCTTCATTC AAGCACTTCAGGATGGAAACGCTGATCTTGCTACTGCTGAAATTCCCATCCATGCagaaagggagggaggaaaCATCACAGTTGGCTGTTCATTTTCTTTGTCTGGAAGCTTGAGGCTCTTCTGTAAGGAAAAATGTGAACAAGGAAAAATTCTCATTGAAACAACAGAGGACACAGCTCAACAAGGCAGATACAGCATTGAATATAAAGAAGGAAGCTTTCTAGGAACTAAGACAATTATGTATGCGAGCATCACAAAGCTGGAAGTGTCTGACTCGGGAGTGTACAGGTGCTCTTTGGGCAGAATGGGTGTAGATTTTTTTGATTCAAACTATGAATTTCAGATCTCTGTCAAAGAAG CCTCCACACTAACAATGAAGATGACACCAGAGAGTTCAATCTCCACTGCTACATCATCCTCCACTGAAGCTTTCCAACACTTTCCCACCCAACCTGCAAGTTCAG ATCTGCTGCTATACACGGGTCTGTTTGTGATTGTCCTGATCGCCTTCTTATCAGCAGCTTTGCTGATTTTCTGCAAGAGGAGAGCCACTAAACCCATAA GACCTCCAGTAGAAAATGTGTACTCCAGCATCATAGAT GACAACCAGCTGTATGAAGAAATCAGAGAGGAGACATTTCCACCTCCTGTGGAAATGTCTACAGTTTACACCACTGCCACACGCCCCCAGCCAGATGGAGTTGAAAGCTCAGATGACTAA